A segment of the Thermoanaerobaculia bacterium genome:
GTTCGCGACCGTGCTCGGCACGCGCTCGCTCCTCCGGGAAACCCTCGACCGCGTCGGCATCCTCATTCCTCCCGAGCGGATGCTGGTCGTCGGACGGCGTTCGCACGAGCATTTCCTCCGGGAGGAGCTCGCGGATTTCCCGAGGGCGACCGTGCTCCTCCAGCCCGACAATCGCGGAACGGCGGCCGGGATCCTCCTTCCGATTCACGGGATCGCCCGAATCGACCCGCAGGCGATCGTCGCCGTTTTCCCGTCCGACCACCTCATCCTCGGAAGCAACGCCTTCATGGCGCACGTCTCCCAGGCGGTCGCGTTCGCTCGGGCGCATCCCCGGCGCGTGCTCCTCGTCGGGGCTCCCCCGTCGCGGCCGGAGCCGGATCTCGGCTGGGTCGAAACGGGCGAACCGGTCGGGGCGACCGCGTCCGGGCCGATCTGCCGCGTCGTCCGATTCCGGGAAAAACCGGCGCCCGAAGAGGCCCGGACCTACTTCGCGCGCGGATTCCTCTGGAACACGTTCGTGATCGTCGGACGAGCCTCGGCGTTCGTGGAGGCGGGTCGGGGGTTCGCCCCCGCCGTCTCGGCCGGCGTCGAGCACGTCGTCCAGGCGGCGATCGGCGGACCGGAGGCGTTCGACAGGGCATTCGCCGACATCCCGGTCGCGGACTTCTCCCGGTCGATTCTCGAGCACTGCCCGGATCGGCTCGTCATCTCGCGGCTGCCCGACGGGATCTGGAGCGACCTGGGGACGCCGGAACGGGTCTTCGAAAGCCTGGCGGAGGCGAGACTGCCGATCCCGGCAGGGCTGCGGGGCACGTCGCCCGTATCCCCGTTCCCGGGGAACAGCCCGTTATCCGCCGGCTCGCCGGCATAGACCGCCATTCGTCGCGGGGATCGTCCCGAGCGCTCCTCACCACCCGATGCCGTAATCCTCCCCGTGGTTGCTCGACCCGCCCCACATCGTGCCGTGTTTCAGGTCGAGGAGGATCGCGTTGATCGGCCCCGAGGTCCGCTCCTCGAACACCATCGAGTAGCCCATCTTCGCGAGCTCGCTCCGAACCCATGGTGGCGTCGCGGTGTTGAGCAGGATCTTTCCCGGAATCGACTCGTGATTTCCGAACGAGCTGTGCATCTGGAAGCTGTTGAAGTTCGCCGCCTCGGTCGCTTCCTGCGGCGTCATCCCGAACTCGACCACGTCCAGGAAGAACTGGAGCAGATTCTGGTCCTGCGAGTCGCCCCCCTGCACCGAGAAGCAGAGATAGGGCTTGCCGCCCTTCAACGCCAGGGTCGGGGTCAGGGTGACGCGCGGGCGCTTGCCCGGCTCGATGACGTTGAACGGACCTTCGGCCGGATCGAGCACGAACGACTGCATCCGCTGGCTCAGGCCGATCCCGGTGTGCCCGGCGATCACCGCGGGAAGCCAGCCGCCGCTCGGCGTCACCGAGACCACCCATCCCTCCGAGTCCGCGGCCTCCACCGACGTCGTCCCCGCGGTGAACGTCTCGCGGAAGCGCGCGAGATCCGACGGTGAAAGCGACGCCTCGAGCAGCCTGTTTCCCCTCCCCGGCTTCCCGCTCTCCGCGATCTTCCACTTCGAGAGCAGGTCCGAATACGGGTTCGTGCCTCCCTGGAACGGATACGGGTCGCCCGGCCCGATCCGCGGGTTGCCGCGCTCGGGATCGATCAGCTTCGCCCGCTCCTTCGCGTATTCCTTGGAGAGCAGCCCCCGGATCGGCTCCTCGGGCGGGAAATCCGGGTCGCCGTAGTAGAAGTCGCGATCCGCGAACGCGAGGCTCATCGCCTGGTAGACCGTGTTGACGTAGCGCGACGTGTTGAAGCCCATCGACTTCAGGTCGAAGTTTTCGAGGATGTCGAGCGACTGCAGCATCGCGGGTCCCTGCGTCCACGTCGTCAGCTTGTAGACGTCGATCCCGCGATAGCTCGTCGTGACCGGCTCCTCGATCTTCACCTTCCAGCGGGCGAGGTCTTCCGCGGTGATCAATCCGCCCTGCTCCTGCGTGCTCCGCGCGATCTCCTTCGCGATGTCGCCCTTGTAGAAGCGGTCGTACGCGGCGTAGATCGCCTCCTTCCGGGACTTTCCTCTCTTCAACGCTTCCTGCTCGGTCGCGACGAGCTTTCGGAGCGTCGCGGCGAGATCCGGCTGACGGAAGATCTCGCCCGGTTCCGGCCCTTCGCGCTCTCCCGTTCCACCGCTCGGCGCCGGCCGGTCCTGCGCGGGCGTCGGGCCGCTCGCACTCTTCCCGGCCGCGGCCCGGCCGCCGGCCGTCTCTCCGGGGCCGTGACGATGGACGAAGAACAAGGCGCGGGAATACGGCCACCGGTCGAGCCATTTCTTCTCGTGCTCGATCGTGTTCGCGGCCTGCGCCTCGATCGGGTAGCCGTCCGCCATGTCGATCGCGGGCGCGAGAACGTCCTTGAGCGACATCGTGCCGTACTCGGCGAGCATCACGAGAATGCCTCCCGGCGTTCCGGGCGTGACCGCGG
Coding sequences within it:
- a CDS encoding sugar phosphate nucleotidyltransferase, giving the protein FATVLGTRSLLRETLDRVGILIPPERMLVVGRRSHEHFLREELADFPRATVLLQPDNRGTAAGILLPIHGIARIDPQAIVAVFPSDHLILGSNAFMAHVSQAVAFARAHPRRVLLVGAPPSRPEPDLGWVETGEPVGATASGPICRVVRFREKPAPEEARTYFARGFLWNTFVIVGRASAFVEAGRGFAPAVSAGVEHVVQAAIGGPEAFDRAFADIPVADFSRSILEHCPDRLVISRLPDGIWSDLGTPERVFESLAEARLPIPAGLRGTSPVSPFPGNSPLSAGSPA
- a CDS encoding gamma-glutamyltransferase, which gives rise to MIRRAAAVLLVCSAAPLAAQMKTEKPPLHAKRWMAVTGKPLSATAGAMIFARGGNAVDASVAMIAAGCTMWDTLSWGGETQALIYDPKTKKVIGIDALGVAPTGATPGFFKGKGMNYPPEYGPLAAVTPGTPGGILVMLAEYGTMSLKDVLAPAIDMADGYPIEAQAANTIEHEKKWLDRWPYSRALFFVHRHGPGETAGGRAAAGKSASGPTPAQDRPAPSGGTGEREGPEPGEIFRQPDLAATLRKLVATEQEALKRGKSRKEAIYAAYDRFYKGDIAKEIARSTQEQGGLITAEDLARWKVKIEEPVTTSYRGIDVYKLTTWTQGPAMLQSLDILENFDLKSMGFNTSRYVNTVYQAMSLAFADRDFYYGDPDFPPEEPIRGLLSKEYAKERAKLIDPERGNPRIGPGDPYPFQGGTNPYSDLLSKWKIAESGKPGRGNRLLEASLSPSDLARFRETFTAGTTSVEAADSEGWVVSVTPSGGWLPAVIAGHTGIGLSQRMQSFVLDPAEGPFNVIEPGKRPRVTLTPTLALKGGKPYLCFSVQGGDSQDQNLLQFFLDVVEFGMTPQEATEAANFNSFQMHSSFGNHESIPGKILLNTATPPWVRSELAKMGYSMVFEERTSGPINAILLDLKHGTMWGGSSNHGEDYGIGW